In a single window of the Branchiostoma floridae strain S238N-H82 chromosome 2, Bfl_VNyyK, whole genome shotgun sequence genome:
- the LOC118409422 gene encoding CD82 antigen-like isoform X2 → MAANACIKCWFVFVNSLFLAIGAAVVGLGIWVLVDKTTTVPGVDTVIGYFRTNAILTYISMGVGGLMFLVGLIGTIGGCKDSTCLLKLFLSIAILLFLVQLAIVLILAVPQILALLVPYFKLAWIAPGNEATRDLIQLELKCCGFTDASEYTSIPNSCMSSTTGTPATTAAAATTATAATAATAGTVGPTATTATGSNYYTDGCYDKLNAWFQSIAMYFYIAAGVLLALELWQMISVCCLTSGINKERRVGDADMQMYPPPGRTRPNYNRPMY, encoded by the exons ATGGCAGCGAACGCGTGTATCAAGTGCTGGTTCGTTTTCGTCAACTCTCTCTTCCTG GCTATCGGCGCTGCTGTGGTCGGATTGGGGATCTGGGTCTTGGTGGATAAGACAACCACCGTCCCCGGAGTGGACACCGTTATTGGGTACTTCAGGACAAATGCC ATCCTGACGTACATCTCCATGGGCGTGGGCGGTCTCATGTTTCTGGTTG GTCTGATCGGCACCATCGGTGGATGTAAAGACAGCACGTGCCTTCTCAAATTG TTCTTGTCCATTGCCATCCTGCTCTTCCTCGTCCAGCTCGCCATTGTTCTCATTCTGGCGGTTCCCCAGATTCTGGCACTG CTGGTTCCCTACTTCAAGTTGGCTTGGATCGCCCCCGGGAACGAAGCAACAAGAGATCTCATCCAATTGGAG TTGAAGTGCTGCGGATTTACCGATGCCTCGGAGTACACTTCTATCCCCAACTCCTGCATGTCCAGCACAACCGGCACTCCTGCCACAACCGCCGCTGCAGCCACGACCGCCACCGCAGCCACGGCCGCCACTGCGGGCACTGTGGGCCCCACTGCGACCACGGCCACAGGCTCCAACTATTACACT GATGGATGCTACGACAAACTGAACGCCTGGTTTCAGTCGATCGCCATGTACTTCTACATAGCGGCGGGAGTCCTGCTCGCTTTAGAG CTGTGGCAGATGATCTCCGTCTGCTGCCTGACCAGCGGCATCAACAAGGAGCGGAGGGTGGGGGACGCCGACATGCAGATGTACCCACCGCCGGGACGTACTA GACCGAATTACAACCGGCCCATGTATTAG
- the LOC118409422 gene encoding CD82 antigen-like isoform X1, whose translation MAANACIKCWFVFVNSLFLAIGAAVVGLGIWVLVDKTTTVPGVDTVIGYFRTNAILTYISMGVGGLMFLVGLIGTIGGCKDSTCLLKLFLSIAILLFLVQLAIVLILAVPQILALYLVPYFKLAWIAPGNEATRDLIQLELKCCGFTDASEYTSIPNSCMSSTTGTPATTAAAATTATAATAATAGTVGPTATTATGSNYYTDGCYDKLNAWFQSIAMYFYIAAGVLLALELWQMISVCCLTSGINKERRVGDADMQMYPPPGRTRPNYNRPMY comes from the exons ATGGCAGCGAACGCGTGTATCAAGTGCTGGTTCGTTTTCGTCAACTCTCTCTTCCTG GCTATCGGCGCTGCTGTGGTCGGATTGGGGATCTGGGTCTTGGTGGATAAGACAACCACCGTCCCCGGAGTGGACACCGTTATTGGGTACTTCAGGACAAATGCC ATCCTGACGTACATCTCCATGGGCGTGGGCGGTCTCATGTTTCTGGTTG GTCTGATCGGCACCATCGGTGGATGTAAAGACAGCACGTGCCTTCTCAAATTG TTCTTGTCCATTGCCATCCTGCTCTTCCTCGTCCAGCTCGCCATTGTTCTCATTCTGGCGGTTCCCCAGATTCTGGCACTG TAT CTGGTTCCCTACTTCAAGTTGGCTTGGATCGCCCCCGGGAACGAAGCAACAAGAGATCTCATCCAATTGGAG TTGAAGTGCTGCGGATTTACCGATGCCTCGGAGTACACTTCTATCCCCAACTCCTGCATGTCCAGCACAACCGGCACTCCTGCCACAACCGCCGCTGCAGCCACGACCGCCACCGCAGCCACGGCCGCCACTGCGGGCACTGTGGGCCCCACTGCGACCACGGCCACAGGCTCCAACTATTACACT GATGGATGCTACGACAAACTGAACGCCTGGTTTCAGTCGATCGCCATGTACTTCTACATAGCGGCGGGAGTCCTGCTCGCTTTAGAG CTGTGGCAGATGATCTCCGTCTGCTGCCTGACCAGCGGCATCAACAAGGAGCGGAGGGTGGGGGACGCCGACATGCAGATGTACCCACCGCCGGGACGTACTA GACCGAATTACAACCGGCCCATGTATTAG